One Nitrososphaerota archaeon DNA window includes the following coding sequences:
- a CDS encoding transcriptional regulator: MFEKFKKTEEFEQDTGMLEQEKPRVEAERTAEQAPSGSEIGIADLMNKRAKLEEAIDYVGLMIKNLKDKRTRLVKEIEDESVDIQNLKDKLVKVGEYIEEEGRGIRDLSNKRSQVEKQADEVGALIGNLRSKLASIDSVVEGEENKVKSIKESRQKL, encoded by the coding sequence ATGTTTGAAAAATTTAAGAAGACGGAGGAATTTGAACAGGATACTGGTATGTTAGAGCAGGAAAAACCACGAGTTGAAGCGGAACGCACAGCGGAACAGGCTCCGTCTGGGTCTGAAATCGGCATTGCAGACCTGATGAACAAGCGCGCAAAGCTGGAAGAAGCCATTGACTATGTCGGACTAATGATAAAGAACCTCAAGGACAAGCGAACCAGGCTAGTCAAGGAAATAGAGGACGAATCCGTAGACATTCAGAATTTAAAGGATAAGCTAGTTAAAGTCGGCGAATACATAGAAGAGGAGGGTCGCGGAATTCGGGATCTGTCCAACAAGCGTTCTCAGGTTGAAAAGCAGGCAGATGAGGTTGGCGCTCTAATAGGCAACCTACGAAGCAAACTTGCCAGTATCGACAGCGTAGTCGAAGGCGAAGAAAACAAGGTTAAGTCCATCAAGGAATCTAGGCAAAAACTTTAG
- a CDS encoding 3'(2'),5'-bisphosphate nucleotidase CysQ, with protein MSNSLPFLHPISEAYLALDAAKKASLAVMTVYGEEFTSHLKDDDSPITKADLQSNEIIKQTLASSGHHILSEEDVDDVSRLGQEKIWIVDPLDGTSDFVNRTGEFTIMIALVHNKVPILGVISRPTTNTIFLAQKNSGAFKLENEKWVRLQVSNTRNLAQCKAVGSRFHLTEQEKEFFKKLGVASFESRGSSLKVAEICQGSADLYLTTSNKIKQWDTCASHCLITESGGRITDIYGNLILYNTEKVNHENGLIVTNGLVHEEIIRKYNS; from the coding sequence ATGTCCAATAGCCTACCATTTTTACATCCCATCAGCGAAGCCTATCTTGCCTTGGATGCTGCAAAAAAGGCAAGCTTGGCTGTGATGACAGTGTATGGGGAAGAGTTTACGTCTCACCTAAAGGATGATGATTCTCCAATAACAAAGGCTGACCTGCAAAGTAATGAAATAATCAAGCAGACTCTGGCATCATCTGGTCATCACATTCTATCTGAGGAAGATGTTGATGATGTATCTAGGCTGGGCCAGGAAAAGATTTGGATTGTGGATCCGCTTGATGGGACAAGCGACTTTGTCAATAGGACAGGCGAATTTACCATTATGATTGCTCTAGTACACAACAAGGTTCCAATTCTTGGTGTTATTAGCAGGCCCACAACCAACACAATATTTTTGGCGCAGAAGAATTCCGGCGCATTCAAGCTTGAAAATGAAAAATGGGTAAGACTACAGGTCAGCAATACAAGAAATTTGGCGCAATGCAAGGCTGTAGGAAGTAGATTCCACCTAACAGAACAAGAAAAAGAGTTTTTCAAAAAACTTGGTGTTGCTAGCTTTGAGAGCCGGGGTAGCTCATTGAAAGTAGCGGAGATTTGTCAGGGCTCGGCAGACTTGTATCTTACCACATCAAACAAAATAAAACAGTGGGATACGTGCGCATCGCACTGCCTTATTACAGAGTCTGGGGGTAGAATCACTGACATCTATGGTAATCTGATTTTATACAATACGGAAAAGGTAAACCATGAAAACGGCTTAATTGTGACAAACGGCTTGGTCCACGAAGAGATAATTCGAAAATATAACAGCTAG
- the cysC gene encoding adenylyl-sulfate kinase, translating into MAFVVWMTGLPCSGKTTIVRTMQKVVPNLAILDGDELREWLSPKDFTKEGRVEHNKKVAHLAKLLIKHNVPVGVSLVSPFFENRADARKIVGDDSKFFEVYVKCSLEECETRDVKGMYKKARANEIKQFTGVSDPYDIPTNPDFVVETDKETLDESVQKMLSFLKSKNVA; encoded by the coding sequence ATGGCATTTGTAGTATGGATGACAGGGCTCCCCTGCTCTGGTAAGACAACCATAGTTCGCACAATGCAAAAAGTCGTACCAAACCTTGCCATTCTAGATGGAGATGAGTTAAGAGAGTGGCTCTCACCAAAGGACTTTACAAAGGAAGGAAGAGTAGAGCACAACAAAAAGGTCGCCCACCTAGCAAAGCTATTGATCAAGCATAATGTGCCAGTAGGAGTTTCGCTGGTTTCTCCATTCTTTGAGAATCGAGCAGACGCAAGAAAAATTGTGGGAGATGACTCAAAATTCTTTGAAGTATATGTCAAATGCTCCCTAGAGGAATGCGAAACTAGAGATGTCAAAGGCATGTACAAAAAGGCACGAGCAAACGAAATCAAGCAATTCACGGGTGTTTCAGATCCATACGACATACCGACAAACCCAGACTTTGTGGTAGAAACTGACAAGGAAACACTGGACGAGTCAGTACAAAAAATGCTAAGCTTTCTAAAATCAAAAAACGTAGCCTAG
- the tfb gene encoding transcription initiation factor IIB (stabilizes TBP binding to an archaeal box-A promoter; responsible for recruiting RNA polymerase II to the pre-initiation complex) gives MTQTARNSDRCPRCAKGTMLTDGSTGEMFCNTCGFVATERVEEEGPEWRSFSKEEGENRTRTGTPTSLAMHDMGLATIIGQADKDASGKPLTSSMKSTIERLRTWDSRSQVHEPVDRNFRQAFSELDRLKDKLALSDAVIEKTAYIYRKALDKGLVRGRSIPGLVAAALYAACRNTETPRTLTDVANGINIKRKDVARCYRLLLRELDLKMPVVDPIKGVARIASIADLSEKTKRKALEFLKEASRIEVSAGKDPMGLAAAALYLACVMLGENKTQKDIAQAAGVTEVTIRNRYKGLKEALKL, from the coding sequence ATGACACAAACAGCACGAAATAGCGACCGTTGTCCTCGTTGCGCAAAAGGCACAATGCTAACTGATGGTAGCACTGGTGAGATGTTTTGTAACACATGTGGATTTGTTGCGACAGAGCGAGTTGAAGAAGAAGGGCCGGAGTGGCGTTCCTTTTCCAAAGAAGAGGGAGAGAACCGAACTCGAACAGGTACACCAACTTCACTTGCGATGCACGACATGGGTCTTGCAACAATTATCGGCCAGGCCGACAAAGACGCATCTGGAAAACCACTGACATCATCTATGAAGAGCACCATTGAAAGGCTACGAACTTGGGACTCACGAAGCCAAGTCCACGAACCAGTGGATAGAAACTTTAGGCAGGCATTCTCGGAGCTGGACAGACTCAAGGACAAGCTGGCACTTTCTGACGCAGTCATTGAAAAGACGGCATACATCTACAGAAAGGCACTTGACAAGGGGCTTGTTCGAGGACGTTCGATTCCTGGACTAGTTGCAGCTGCCCTTTATGCGGCATGTAGAAACACAGAAACTCCAAGAACTCTAACCGATGTGGCAAACGGCATCAACATCAAGCGAAAAGATGTAGCTAGATGTTACAGATTGCTCCTTCGAGAACTGGACCTAAAAATGCCAGTAGTCGATCCAATCAAGGGAGTCGCAAGAATTGCAAGCATTGCTGACTTGTCTGAAAAGACAAAGAGAAAGGCACTTGAATTCCTGAAGGAGGCGAGCCGAATTGAGGTATCTGCTGGAAAGGACCCAATGGGTCTTGCGGCAGCTGCTTTGTACTTGGCTTGCGTGATGCTAGGCGAGAACAAAACCCAAAAAGACATCGCCCAGGCAGCAGGCGTAACTGAGGTTACCATCCGAAACAGGTACAAGGGTCTTAAAGAAGCATTAAAGCTCTAA
- a CDS encoding winged helix DNA-binding protein, producing the protein MGIMGDILNVTMEGGRQGTIVSAISRRANLSHYAVIDKCEKLSTAGLVQTVKTDKNRLYTITEKGIEFVQEFRKFQSILDTLNLRY; encoded by the coding sequence ATGGGCATAATGGGAGATATCCTCAATGTCACAATGGAAGGGGGCAGACAAGGAACTATTGTCTCTGCAATATCTAGAAGGGCAAACCTTTCACACTATGCCGTAATTGACAAATGTGAAAAGCTCTCTACAGCAGGCTTGGTCCAAACCGTCAAAACCGATAAGAACCGACTATATACAATCACCGAAAAAGGCATCGAGTTTGTCCAAGAGTTCCGCAAGTTCCAGTCCATCCTAGACACGCTGAATTTGAGGTATTAA
- a CDS encoding SDR family NAD(P)-dependent oxidoreductase has translation MKAIVLGGSKGIGKAIADSLSSIGCDVVATSRKEIDTANLSSVKRFIKKQKQTDILILNTGGPPPKQFSEVTEKEWQKYHNQLFLGFCLLLQKIKVRDGGYIFVITSGVIKEPNPRLVISSAYRLAFTAVFKLASKELAARKVSCVNIAPGLINTDRVRVLGNALDMAKNIPMKRLGEPREIGDFVKGIVENKIKYLSGVTIPFDGANSNFVV, from the coding sequence ATGAAAGCAATTGTTCTTGGCGGCTCTAAGGGAATAGGAAAGGCAATCGCAGATTCTCTGTCGTCAATTGGATGTGATGTTGTGGCAACATCTAGAAAAGAAATCGACACTGCAAACCTATCAAGCGTCAAGCGATTCATAAAAAAACAAAAACAGACAGACATCTTGATTCTAAACACAGGTGGACCACCACCAAAACAGTTCTCTGAGGTAACCGAAAAAGAGTGGCAAAAATACCACAACCAGCTGTTCTTGGGATTCTGCCTCTTACTTCAAAAGATAAAGGTTCGCGATGGCGGGTACATCTTTGTGATAACATCTGGTGTCATCAAGGAGCCAAATCCGAGACTGGTTATTTCCAGTGCGTACAGACTGGCGTTTACCGCCGTTTTCAAGCTTGCAAGTAAGGAGCTTGCAGCAAGAAAGGTAAGCTGCGTAAACATTGCGCCTGGATTGATCAACACAGATCGGGTGCGCGTTCTTGGCAATGCGTTAGACATGGCAAAAAACATCCCAATGAAAAGACTTGGCGAGCCAAGAGAAATTGGAGATTTTGTCAAAGGAATAGTTGAAAACAAAATCAAGTATCTTTCTGGCGTTACCATTCCATTTGATGGGGCAAATTCTAATTTTGTAGTATGA
- a CDS encoding SDR family oxidoreductase, translating into MKLSGKIAIITGGSRGIGKAIAKEFLANGASVVISGKGQKKLDESAKEIGAFAIQADIRKESEVQNLIEKSIEKFGRLDILVNNAGIFPKIKLLHEISDSEWRDVLDVNLNGSFYATKYSIAHLQKNGGAIINIASSAGIKAYENFNADAYSASKAALVLLTKCWALEYAKNKIRVNCICPGVVETDMTSEFLSTPATREMMNYAYPIGRFGTVDDVAKAALYFASEQDSSWVTGAVLPLDGGESLK; encoded by the coding sequence ATGAAGCTCTCCGGTAAAATCGCAATCATAACTGGCGGAAGTAGGGGAATCGGAAAAGCAATTGCAAAAGAGTTTCTTGCAAACGGTGCAAGCGTTGTGATTTCTGGAAAAGGCCAAAAAAAGCTGGACGAATCCGCAAAGGAGATTGGCGCATTTGCCATACAGGCTGACATTAGAAAAGAATCCGAAGTTCAAAATCTCATAGAAAAATCAATTGAAAAATTTGGTAGATTGGACATCTTGGTAAACAATGCTGGAATTTTTCCCAAGATTAAGCTTCTCCATGAGATTTCAGATTCAGAGTGGAGGGATGTCTTGGATGTCAATCTCAACGGTTCATTTTATGCCACAAAATATTCCATAGCACATTTGCAAAAAAATGGAGGTGCAATAATCAATATTGCATCCTCTGCTGGTATAAAGGCATATGAGAATTTTAATGCGGACGCATATTCTGCGTCAAAGGCGGCCTTAGTTTTGCTAACCAAATGTTGGGCATTGGAATATGCAAAAAATAAGATTCGCGTTAACTGTATTTGTCCTGGTGTTGTAGAAACAGACATGACGTCGGAATTTCTTTCAACTCCAGCTACTAGAGAGATGATGAACTATGCGTATCCTATAGGAAGGTTTGGCACAGTAGATGATGTTGCAAAGGCTGCCCTATATTTTGCATCAGAGCAAGACTCTTCTTGGGTTACTGGCGCTGTTTTGCCCTTGGATGGCGGCGAATCCCTAAAGTAA